In a single window of the Flavivirga spongiicola genome:
- a CDS encoding SRPBCC family protein gives MKNIEEPIIVEQTFNASLENVWDAITVLDKMIKWFFPNISSFEPVVGFETGFVIQVEDRIFPHLWKLTEVIPMKKIAYEWKFEGYPGSAISLFELMEEHYQTKLKLTFTVVENFPDNIPEFKRESGVAGWNYFIKESLKEYLEKKI, from the coding sequence ATGAAAAATATAGAAGAACCTATTATTGTAGAACAAACTTTTAACGCTTCTTTAGAAAATGTCTGGGATGCGATAACCGTACTTGATAAAATGATAAAATGGTTTTTTCCTAACATTTCATCTTTTGAACCCGTAGTTGGATTTGAAACAGGATTTGTCATTCAGGTTGAAGATAGAATCTTTCCCCACTTATGGAAGTTGACGGAAGTAATTCCTATGAAGAAAATAGCTTACGAATGGAAATTTGAGGGTTACCCTGGCAGTGCAATTTCGCTTTTTGAACTAATGGAGGAGCATTACCAGACAAAATTAAAGTTGACCTTCACCGTCGTTGAAAATTTCCCTGACAATATCCCTGAATTCAAAAGAGAAAGTGGTGTTGCAGGCTGGAATTATTTTATTAAAGAAAGCTTAAAAGAATATTTGGAAAAGAAAATATGA